The Daucus carota subsp. sativus chromosome 9, DH1 v3.0, whole genome shotgun sequence genome window below encodes:
- the LOC108200430 gene encoding uncharacterized protein LOC108200430, with translation MGSSSSKSPDSSSSSSSGVIRSKSSKAKARHYFHSSCLGSYHQDQITEHPANENVDDMPCANPNKSEPEIVIPECYEEDKSEQSGEMPSASTNVELDDWGQSNLSDTVSRGGSTSSRAFSSRSLNFSSRFLSRFSFFSGNVSFRLNRASSLGASTPYLMPSTSLTVHNRSVHNNEEELHLGRGSGNNLIDRNGSGQVFDVPPACLINRTSRPHEESDSGLHSPRNHNDAEDTDTRLNDRRSGAREPVERNVRFSRTLSVGRLRDRVLRRSYFPDLSFCPLEQEREVRDPVHGVEAGIVEPEENTYVLSTPSGFAPSNMSSSSNDIPDYGVESSRGREGRYRDLLEHRSNFLERRRRIRSQVRALQRLGSRFENLSGHERACILSGQHRSGHCMCRLNNRNVNSSDDTNARASISRIVMLAEALFEVLDEIHQQSVVLSRPSVSSLGSVPAPIEAVDSLPLKVYSKSHKHLIEEAAQCYICLVEYEEGDSVRILPCHHEFHKSCVDKWLKEIHRICPLCRGDICKSASLLTEN, from the exons atggGATCCAGCAGTAGCAAATCGCCGGACTCCTCGTCGTCGTCGTCGTCCGGCGTCATCCGATCAAAAAGCAGCAAGGCTAAGGCCAGACATTATTTTCACTCCTCTTGCCTCGGATCTTATCACCAAGACCAG ATAACGGAACATCCGGCAAATGAGAATGTTGACGATATGCCATGTGCAAACCCGAATAAGTCGGAACCTGAGATTGTGATTCCTGAATGTTATGAAGAGGATAAAAGTGAGCAGTCTGGCGAAATGCCCAGTGCATCCACGAATGTTGAGCTCGATGACTGGGGTCAATCTAATCTTTCTGATACTGTGTCTAGAGGTGGTAGTACATCGTCCCGAGCTTTCTCGTCTCGTTCGTTGAATTTTTCTAGTCGTTTTCTTTCTCGATTTAGTTTCTTTTCGGGGAATGTAAGCTTTAGGCTAAATAGAGCAAGCAGTTTAGGGGCTTCTACACCGTATCTTATGCCTTCAACAAGCTTAACTGTACATAATAGGTCTGTACATAATAATGAAGAAGAGCTTCATTTAGGCAGGGGTTCTGGTAATAATTTGATCGACAGAAACGGGAGTGGTCAAGTTTTTGACGTGCCTCCAGCATGTTTAATTAATAGAACTTCCAGACCACATGAAGAATCTGATTCAG GTTTACATTCTCCAAGAAATCATAATGACGCAGAGGATACTGACACACGACTAAATGATAGGCGTAGTGGAGCTAGAGAGCCTGTGGAACGCAATGTTAGATTTAGCAGAACTCTTAGTGTTGGAAGACTTCGTGACAGAGTTCTTCGTAGGTCATACTTTCCTGATTTAAGCTTTTGTCCGTTAGAACAAGAAAGGGAAGTGAGAGACCCTGTTCATGGTGTTGAAGCGGGGATAGTGGAACCAGAGGAGAACACTTATGTGCTATCGACCCCGTCTGGCTTTGCACCGTCCAATATGTCTAGCTCATCAAACGATATTCCTGATTATGGAGTAGAAAGCTCCCGAGGAAGAGAAGGAAGATACCGCGATCTCTTGGAACATAGATCAAATTTTCTTGAACGAAGGAGGAGAATAAGATCTCAG GTACGAGCTCTTCAGCGGTTAGGAAGTCGTTTTGAGAATCTATCCGGACATGAGAGAGCCTGTATTTTGTCTGGTCAACATCGGAGTGGACATTGCATGTGCCGTCTTAATAATAGGAATGTCAATTCCAGCGATGACACCAATGCCAGGGCTAGCATTTCCCGGATTGTTATGCTAGCTGAAGCTTTGTTTGAG GTCTTGGATGAGATTCACCAGCAATCTGTAGTTTTATCACGACCTTCAGTATCATCTTTGGGGTCTGTTCCTGCCCCTATTGAAGCAGTAGATTCCCTTCCTTTAAAAGTATACAGTAAATCACATAAGCACTTGATCGAGGAGGCTGCACA GTGTTATATATGCCTTGTTGAATACGAGGAAGGGGATAGTGTGCGGATACTACCCTGCCATCATGAATTTCATAAAAGTTGTGTAGACAAATGGCTGAAGGAGATCCACAG GATTTGTCCCCTCTGTCGTGGTGATATATGCAAATCTGCTTCATTACTTACTGAGAATTGA
- the LOC108200889 gene encoding uncharacterized protein LOC108200889 translates to MDRTFVSRTWDKWASHCVGSSGQALKAAMLVNYDPTGPSRLLSTIEEQEGIKADPVELSQFINFIKRNNLQSESFYIESNQYVVTSIFENWFSARCMNTSNHAGEGAIVMQTAAFLLVALYDGSIASASRAMVAVDQLSWQLGRKNL, encoded by the exons ATGGACCGTACTTTTGTGAGTAGAACCTGGGACAAGTGGGCATCGCACTGTGTAGGCTCTTCTG GTCAGGCATTGAAAGCTGCTATGCTTGTTAACTATGATCCAACTGGGCCTTCTCGCTTATTGTCGACCAT TGAAGAACAAGAAGGAATAAAAGCAGATCCAGTTGAGTTGAGTCAATTTATTAACTTTATCAAACGGAATAATCTTCAGAGTGAGAGCTTCTATATTGAGTCAAATCAAT ATGTTGTAACGTCAATATTTGAAAACTGGTTTTCTGCAAGATGCATGAACACGTCAAATCATGCTGGTGAAGGTGCCATTGTGATGCAAACAGCGGCATTCCTCCTTGTGGCATT ATATGATGGTTCTATTGCCTCAGCGTCTCGTGCGATGGTTGCTGTTGATCAATTGTCTTGGCAATTGGGCCGAAAAAATCTTTAA